A single Cellulomonas sp. SLBN-39 DNA region contains:
- a CDS encoding HPr family phosphocarrier protein: MLERRVIIASASGLHARPASRFTQAAADCGHPVTVSRPGQPGVDASSVLMVMSQGLGHGEEVVLASDDAAAGPALDALVTLLEQDLDAQE, encoded by the coding sequence GTGCTCGAACGACGAGTCATCATCGCGTCCGCCTCCGGCCTGCACGCCCGGCCGGCCTCCCGCTTCACGCAGGCCGCGGCCGACTGCGGCCACCCCGTGACGGTCTCCCGTCCCGGCCAGCCCGGCGTCGACGCGTCCAGCGTCCTCATGGTCATGTCGCAGGGCCTCGGGCACGGCGAGGAGGTCGTCCTGGCCAGCGACGACGCCGCCGCCGGGCCGGCGCTCGACGCGCTCGTCACGCTCCTCGAGCAGGACCTGGACGCGCAGGAGTGA
- a CDS encoding phosphoenolpyruvate--protein phosphotransferase: MSTDVAPAPRTVATPDHRAAAPAPGTVLTGVGAGRGAVVAPLAVLRAAPAAPADEPAPADPAAARAAIDDAFAQVASTLAARAAAATGAAAGVLGAAASIARDPALRADAHARVDAGQGPATAVEGAVDRFVEMFAAAGPLMAERVTDLRSVRDRVVARLLDAPEPGVALERPSVVAALDLSPADTAALDLDLVVGIVTELGGPTGHTAIVAGQLGLPCLVRATGVTALADGTVVALDAGAGTLVVEPDAATRDAVGRRAARERALAQDTAPGATADGHPVALLANIGTVEDARRAAASAVEGVGLFRTEVLFLGRADAPGVEEQERAYRDALDALGGRKTVVRTLDAGADKPLAFATQPDEENPALGVRGYRLVRTSPALVDGQLLALGRAAATADGPDPALWVMAPMVSTPAEARDVATRARAAGVGTVGVMVEVPAAALLAREILAEVDFVSIGTNDLAQYTMATDRLRGELADLLDPWQPAVLRLVAQTARAGLDVGKPVGVCGESASDPLMALVLAGLGVTSLSMSPGAVPAVRFALRRHTQERCAALAAAALGAPDAAAARAAVLAGADPEVADLVG; the protein is encoded by the coding sequence GTGAGCACCGACGTCGCCCCCGCGCCGCGCACGGTCGCGACGCCCGACCACCGGGCCGCCGCGCCGGCGCCCGGCACGGTCCTCACGGGTGTCGGTGCCGGACGCGGGGCGGTCGTCGCCCCGCTCGCCGTGCTGCGCGCCGCCCCGGCGGCCCCCGCCGACGAGCCGGCGCCGGCCGACCCGGCCGCCGCGCGTGCCGCGATCGACGACGCGTTCGCGCAGGTCGCGAGCACCCTCGCCGCCCGCGCCGCCGCCGCCACGGGTGCCGCCGCCGGTGTGCTTGGCGCGGCCGCGAGCATCGCCCGCGACCCCGCGCTGCGGGCCGACGCGCACGCCCGCGTCGACGCCGGGCAGGGTCCGGCGACCGCCGTCGAGGGGGCGGTCGACCGGTTCGTCGAGATGTTCGCCGCCGCGGGTCCGCTGATGGCCGAGCGGGTCACCGACCTGCGCAGCGTCCGTGACCGCGTCGTCGCCCGGCTGCTCGACGCGCCCGAGCCGGGCGTCGCGCTCGAGCGTCCGTCGGTCGTCGCGGCCCTCGACCTGTCGCCCGCCGACACCGCCGCGCTCGACCTCGACCTCGTCGTCGGCATCGTCACCGAGCTCGGCGGCCCCACCGGGCACACCGCGATCGTCGCCGGCCAGCTCGGGCTGCCGTGCCTCGTGCGCGCGACCGGGGTCACCGCCCTGGCCGACGGCACGGTCGTGGCCCTCGACGCCGGAGCCGGCACCCTCGTCGTCGAGCCCGACGCCGCCACGCGGGACGCCGTCGGCCGCCGGGCCGCGCGCGAGCGCGCCCTCGCGCAGGACACGGCCCCCGGCGCCACGGCCGACGGGCACCCCGTCGCGCTCCTCGCCAACATCGGCACCGTCGAGGACGCGCGCCGCGCCGCCGCCTCCGCGGTCGAGGGCGTCGGCCTGTTCCGCACCGAGGTGCTGTTCCTCGGGCGGGCCGACGCGCCGGGCGTCGAGGAGCAGGAGCGGGCCTACCGCGACGCGCTCGACGCGCTCGGCGGCCGCAAGACGGTCGTGCGCACGCTCGACGCGGGTGCCGACAAGCCGCTGGCGTTCGCCACCCAGCCCGACGAGGAGAACCCGGCCCTGGGCGTGCGGGGGTACCGCCTCGTGCGGACCAGCCCGGCGCTCGTCGACGGCCAGCTGCTGGCCCTCGGGCGCGCCGCGGCCACGGCCGACGGCCCGGACCCGGCCCTGTGGGTCATGGCCCCCATGGTCTCCACGCCGGCGGAGGCGCGCGACGTCGCCACGCGGGCGCGTGCGGCCGGGGTCGGCACCGTCGGCGTCATGGTCGAGGTCCCCGCGGCGGCCCTGCTCGCCCGCGAGATCCTCGCCGAGGTCGACTTCGTCTCGATCGGCACCAACGACCTCGCGCAGTACACGATGGCCACGGACCGGCTCCGCGGCGAGCTCGCCGACCTGCTCGACCCCTGGCAGCCGGCCGTCCTGCGGCTCGTCGCGCAGACCGCCCGCGCGGGCCTGGACGTCGGCAAGCCCGTCGGCGTCTGCGGGGAGTCGGCGTCCGACCCGCTCATGGCGCTCGTCCTGGCCGGGCTGGGCGTCACGAGCCTGTCGATGTCGCCCGGTGCGGTGCCCGCGGTGCGGTTCGCGCTGCGCCGGCACACGCAGGAGCGGTGCGCGGCGCTCGCCGCGGCGGCCCTCGGTGCCCCCGACGCGGCCGCGGCGCGCGCCGCCGTCCTCGCGGGTGCGGACCCGGAGGTCGCCGACCTGGTGGGCTGA
- a CDS encoding diguanylate cyclase has translation MTVDVLFAVGRGEDLTVLARRVLALGIVVCVPALVTVWVVEQAHDPWVRWGYPVLLVHLATLTWILLRRPRWVSAAILGTLAVLETWWIVVAVARVAAAPDPVTAWAELFPMPLLGTGIVLVVAFLFQRTRAALVHGGMLVATTTLALVLAFSTFPDGAEQVGWSVRFGVYLGVQLFLLLILSRAKEHVVTARADAERAARAALRMRDMAYLDDLTGIANRRRLLEELRHQAGLVGPSHPVSVVYFDLDHFKRLNDDHGHDVGDQALRAVADVASRAVRDDDLLARVGGEEFVVVAPGADRARAVQLAERLRQTVPHELGMTVGTVVTASFGVTELLPDEAPEDVLRRVDALMYRAKGEGRDRVRSELPR, from the coding sequence GTGACGGTGGACGTGCTCTTCGCGGTCGGGCGGGGCGAGGACCTGACGGTCCTCGCCCGCCGCGTGCTCGCGCTGGGGATCGTCGTGTGCGTGCCGGCGCTCGTCACCGTGTGGGTCGTCGAGCAGGCCCACGACCCCTGGGTGCGGTGGGGCTACCCGGTCCTGCTCGTCCACCTCGCCACGCTCACCTGGATCCTGCTGCGCCGGCCCCGGTGGGTGTCCGCCGCGATCCTCGGCACCCTCGCGGTGCTGGAGACCTGGTGGATCGTCGTGGCCGTGGCGCGCGTGGCCGCGGCGCCCGACCCGGTGACGGCCTGGGCCGAGCTGTTCCCGATGCCCCTGCTCGGCACGGGGATCGTGCTCGTGGTGGCGTTCCTGTTCCAGCGCACGCGGGCCGCGCTCGTGCACGGCGGGATGCTGGTCGCGACCACGACCCTCGCCCTCGTCCTCGCGTTCAGCACGTTCCCCGACGGTGCCGAGCAGGTGGGCTGGTCGGTCCGGTTCGGCGTGTACCTGGGCGTGCAGCTCTTCCTGCTGCTCATCCTGTCGCGCGCCAAGGAGCACGTCGTGACCGCGCGGGCCGACGCGGAGCGTGCCGCCCGTGCCGCGCTGCGGATGCGGGACATGGCGTACCTCGACGACCTCACCGGCATCGCCAACCGCCGGCGCCTGCTCGAGGAGCTGCGGCACCAGGCCGGGCTGGTCGGGCCGTCGCACCCGGTGTCCGTCGTGTACTTCGACCTCGACCACTTCAAGCGTCTCAACGACGACCACGGGCACGACGTCGGGGACCAGGCCCTGCGGGCCGTCGCCGACGTCGCGAGCCGCGCCGTGCGCGACGACGACCTGCTCGCCCGGGTCGGCGGCGAGGAGTTCGTCGTCGTGGCGCCCGGTGCCGACCGTGCGCGCGCCGTGCAGCTCGCGGAGCGGCTGCGGCAGACCGTGCCGCACGAGCTCGGGATGACGGTGGGCACGGTCGTCACCGCGAGCTTCGGGGTCACCGAGCTGCTGCCCGACGAGGCGCCCGAGGACGTGCTGCGTCGCGTCGACGCGCTGATGTACCGGGCCAAGGGCGAGGGCCGCGACCGGGTCCGCTCCGAGCTCCCGCGCTGA
- a CDS encoding YqgE/AlgH family protein, with amino-acid sequence MVGRLLVARPRLVDPHFRRAVVLLLDHGDHGTLGVVLDRPMPVPVERVLPPWHDRVARPATLFQGGPVGLDSAMGVAVLDPAQPPPRGVARLVGPFGLVDLDADPDVVLRGVVGVRIFAGHAGWGPGQLAAELAERSWFVLASRASDVLTPTADGLWRHVMRRQGGDLALLSTSPADVRLN; translated from the coding sequence ATGGTCGGACGCCTCCTCGTCGCGCGCCCGCGGCTGGTCGACCCGCACTTCCGCCGCGCCGTCGTCCTGCTGCTCGACCACGGCGACCACGGCACCCTGGGCGTGGTCCTGGACCGCCCGATGCCCGTGCCCGTCGAGCGGGTCCTGCCGCCCTGGCACGACCGGGTCGCACGCCCCGCGACCCTCTTCCAGGGCGGGCCCGTCGGCCTGGACTCCGCGATGGGCGTCGCGGTGCTCGACCCCGCCCAGCCGCCGCCGCGCGGCGTCGCCCGCCTCGTCGGCCCGTTCGGGCTCGTCGACCTCGACGCGGACCCCGACGTGGTGCTGCGCGGGGTCGTGGGTGTGCGGATCTTCGCCGGGCACGCGGGCTGGGGCCCCGGCCAGCTGGCCGCCGAGCTGGCGGAGCGCTCGTGGTTCGTGCTGGCGTCCCGGGCGTCCGACGTGCTGACGCCGACGGCGGACGGTCTGTGGCGGCACGTCATGCGCCGGCAGGGCGGCGACCTCGCGCTGCTGTCGACGTCCCCGGCGGACGTGCGCCTGAACTGA
- a CDS encoding MOSC domain-containing protein, with amino-acid sequence MTPEPAPAAAPAPPAATGTVVAACVVHALRPDESPEGVTAIDKRPVDGPVRVGPYGLRGDVQASRRHHGGLDKAVYAYGEDDARHWAEALGRDLPPGWFGENLRVAGLDPTAARLGDRWHVGAQVVLEVTGPRRPCATFARWVGGADERGWVRRFTEAGRVGAYLRVVHGGEVAAGDAVVVEPAPDGTPTVEDVLRG; translated from the coding sequence GTGACGCCCGAGCCCGCGCCAGCCGCCGCCCCCGCACCACCCGCCGCCACGGGCACGGTCGTCGCGGCCTGCGTGGTGCACGCGCTGCGCCCCGACGAGAGCCCCGAGGGCGTCACCGCCATCGACAAGCGGCCCGTCGACGGGCCGGTGCGCGTCGGCCCCTACGGGCTGCGCGGCGACGTCCAGGCGTCGCGCCGCCACCACGGCGGGCTCGACAAGGCCGTGTACGCGTACGGCGAGGACGACGCCCGGCACTGGGCCGAGGCGCTGGGCCGCGACCTGCCGCCCGGGTGGTTCGGCGAGAACCTGCGCGTGGCGGGCCTCGACCCGACGGCAGCGCGGCTCGGCGACCGGTGGCACGTGGGCGCGCAGGTGGTGCTCGAGGTCACCGGTCCGCGGCGACCGTGCGCGACGTTCGCCCGCTGGGTCGGCGGCGCGGACGAGCGCGGCTGGGTCCGCCGGTTCACGGAGGCAGGGCGCGTCGGCGCGTACCTGCGGGTCGTGCACGGCGGCGAGGTGGCCGCGGGCGACGCGGTGGTCGTCGAGCCCGCCCCCGACGGCACCCCGACCGTCGAGGACGTCCTGCGGGGCTGA
- a CDS encoding MarR family winged helix-turn-helix transcriptional regulator, translating to MPAAPPPPGPPSDATPDPTASSPAEDAFAAALHTVVVRLRRLGEHGAGLDLLPMSEVEVLSWVAAHPGTTVTRTARALGLQHSNVSATVARLVRRELLERRPDPDDARRALLHPTDRARADRARIDAAWARDVRSLLAGLAPDERAALLASAAALDRIAQEWSDARLRDAPPDPDR from the coding sequence GTGCCCGCCGCTCCCCCGCCCCCCGGACCGCCGTCCGACGCGACGCCCGACCCGACCGCCTCCTCGCCGGCCGAGGACGCGTTCGCCGCCGCCCTGCACACCGTCGTCGTGCGCCTGCGCCGGCTCGGCGAGCACGGCGCCGGGCTCGACCTGCTCCCGATGTCCGAGGTCGAGGTGCTCTCCTGGGTCGCCGCCCACCCGGGCACCACCGTGACCCGCACGGCCCGCGCGCTGGGCCTGCAGCACTCCAACGTCAGCGCGACCGTCGCACGCCTGGTCCGCCGCGAGCTGCTCGAGCGCCGGCCCGACCCGGACGACGCCCGCCGCGCCCTGCTGCACCCCACCGACCGCGCGCGCGCGGACCGCGCACGCATCGACGCCGCCTGGGCCCGTGACGTGCGGTCGCTGCTCGCCGGGCTGGCCCCGGACGAGCGCGCCGCGCTGCTGGCGTCCGCGGCGGCGCTGGACCGCATCGCGCAGGAGTGGTCCGACGCGCGCCTGCGCGACGCGCCGCCCGACCCGGACCGCTGA
- a CDS encoding Bcr/CflA family efflux MFS transporter: protein MPPHPSDPVAPARPTTDAPAGPTTAADHGPRGLPGRLLLTLALLTSVAPFATDMYLPAFPTMAAELGTSASGVQLTLTAFLVGLGLGQLLVGPLSDQRGRRGLLLLGTAVTVLAGVVCALAPSIAVLTAGRFVQGLAGASGIVLARAVVTDVSRGAAAARAFSLLMVVQGVAPVVAPLVGSALFTSLGWRSVFWALTALALLMLVAAALVVRETLPPEQRSTGGGARLRADVSRVLRTPGYVAHLLVFVFSFGSFFAYISASPFVLQTMLGLSTTQYSVAFAVNAVGIIVASATAGRLVGRTGPLVLVRTGAAAMGLGGLVLLVLALTGAVTLWPVLGALLLVVVGLGLVAGNATMLAMAQVPGASGSASALLGAAQFLLAALVSPLVGVAGESTMTPMAVAMVASSAVVGLGLLLARRADRAAQARD from the coding sequence GTGCCCCCGCACCCGAGCGACCCCGTCGCCCCCGCCCGCCCCACGACCGACGCCCCCGCCGGCCCCACCACCGCCGCCGACCACGGCCCCCGGGGCCTGCCCGGCCGCCTGCTGCTCACCCTCGCCCTGCTCACGTCCGTCGCGCCCTTCGCGACGGACATGTACCTGCCCGCGTTCCCCACCATGGCCGCCGAGCTCGGCACGTCCGCGTCGGGTGTCCAGCTCACGCTCACCGCGTTCCTCGTCGGTCTCGGCCTCGGCCAGCTGCTCGTCGGGCCGCTGTCCGACCAGCGCGGGCGCCGCGGGCTGCTGCTGCTCGGCACCGCCGTCACCGTGCTCGCCGGCGTCGTGTGCGCGCTCGCCCCGAGCATCGCCGTCCTGACCGCCGGACGGTTCGTGCAGGGCCTCGCCGGTGCGTCGGGCATCGTCCTCGCCCGCGCGGTCGTCACCGACGTGTCCCGCGGAGCAGCGGCTGCCCGCGCGTTCAGCCTGCTCATGGTCGTCCAGGGCGTCGCGCCGGTGGTCGCCCCGCTGGTCGGGTCCGCGCTCTTCACGAGCCTCGGCTGGCGCTCGGTGTTCTGGGCGCTCACCGCGCTCGCCCTGCTCATGCTCGTCGCCGCGGCCCTCGTCGTGCGCGAGACCCTGCCGCCCGAGCAGCGCTCCACCGGCGGCGGCGCCCGCCTGCGCGCCGACGTCTCCCGCGTGCTGCGCACCCCCGGGTACGTCGCCCACCTGCTCGTCTTCGTGTTCTCCTTCGGCTCGTTCTTCGCGTACATCTCGGCCTCGCCCTTCGTCCTGCAGACCATGCTCGGGCTGAGCACCACGCAGTACTCGGTCGCCTTCGCGGTCAACGCCGTGGGGATCATCGTCGCCAGCGCGACCGCCGGACGGCTCGTGGGCCGGACGGGCCCGCTCGTCCTCGTGCGCACCGGTGCCGCGGCCATGGGGCTCGGCGGGCTCGTGCTCCTCGTGCTCGCGCTCACCGGTGCGGTGACCCTGTGGCCCGTCCTCGGCGCGCTGCTCCTCGTCGTCGTGGGCCTCGGCCTCGTCGCCGGCAACGCGACCATGCTCGCGATGGCCCAGGTGCCGGGCGCCTCCGGCTCCGCCTCGGCGCTGCTCGGTGCCGCGCAGTTCCTGCTCGCCGCCCTCGTCTCGCCGCTCGTCGGCGTCGCGGGCGAGAGCACCATGACGCCGATGGCCGTCGCCATGGTCGCGTCCTCCGCCGTCGTCGGCCTGGGGCTGCTGCTCGCCCGGCGCGCCGACCGGGCCGCGCAGGCGCGCGACTGA
- a CDS encoding SDR family oxidoreductase — protein sequence MARLAGKRALITGGTSGIGLETAKQFIAEGASVVVTGVTPANVERARVELGDGAEVLAVDALDLEAQRALARTVQERFGELDIAFLNAGVSDWRPMEAHDEASFDRLFAINVKSVFFLMQALVPVLANPSSVVLNSSASAHTAAATANAYAATKGAVSALMRSWNADLLHSHGVRVNAVSPGPIATPLYDGIPAEHHESVMEGIRAGIPLGRLGEAVEIAKAVVYLASDESRFTVGADLVVDGGVSIF from the coding sequence ATGGCACGACTGGCGGGCAAGCGCGCCCTCATCACCGGCGGGACCAGCGGCATCGGCCTGGAGACCGCGAAGCAGTTCATCGCCGAGGGCGCGTCGGTCGTGGTGACCGGCGTGACCCCCGCGAACGTCGAGCGGGCGCGCGTGGAGCTGGGCGACGGCGCCGAGGTGCTGGCGGTCGACGCGCTGGACCTCGAGGCCCAGCGGGCGCTGGCCCGGACCGTCCAGGAGCGGTTCGGCGAGCTGGACATCGCGTTCCTCAACGCCGGCGTCTCCGACTGGCGCCCGATGGAGGCTCACGACGAGGCCAGCTTCGACCGGCTGTTCGCGATCAACGTCAAGAGCGTCTTCTTCCTCATGCAGGCGCTGGTCCCGGTCCTCGCGAACCCGTCGTCCGTGGTGCTCAACTCGAGCGCCAGCGCGCACACGGCGGCTGCGACGGCGAACGCGTACGCCGCGACCAAGGGTGCGGTCTCGGCGCTCATGCGCTCGTGGAACGCGGACCTGCTGCACTCGCACGGTGTGCGCGTGAACGCCGTCAGCCCCGGGCCGATCGCGACGCCGCTGTACGACGGCATCCCCGCCGAGCACCACGAGAGCGTCATGGAGGGCATCCGTGCCGGCATCCCGCTCGGGCGCCTGGGCGAGGCGGTGGAGATCGCCAAGGCCGTGGTGTACCTGGCCTCGGACGAGTCGCGGTTCACGGTCGGCGCCGACCTCGTGGTCGACGGGGGCGTGAGCATCTTCTAG
- a CDS encoding helix-turn-helix domain-containing protein, with protein sequence MVDLTSPARERGGARPGTRAEISEFLRSRRARLKPADVGLPDFGRYRRVPGLRREELAQLAGVSVAYYTRLEQGDGRNVSTEVLDAVSRALQLSDVERTHLRHLVRPGARRQRGGAGQQQVRASVRTLLDAMDGVPALVIGRRSDLLAWNRAAAALLGDWSDLPQRQRNWARLVFLRPEYRELFVDWEQKAADTVSQLRMDAGAHPDDPALAALVGELSVKSEEFRRLWATHDVKGRCDGPQRLRHPLVGELDLRVDSFRTEGHDQSLLTYHAEPGSASAEALRLLASWGADATRAGAGAARQ encoded by the coding sequence ATGGTCGACCTGACGTCCCCCGCCCGGGAGCGTGGTGGCGCCCGCCCGGGCACCCGGGCCGAGATCAGCGAGTTCCTGCGCAGCAGGCGGGCCCGGCTCAAGCCCGCGGACGTCGGCCTGCCGGACTTCGGCAGGTACCGCAGGGTCCCGGGGCTGCGCCGCGAGGAGCTCGCGCAGCTCGCGGGCGTCTCCGTCGCCTACTACACGCGTCTCGAGCAGGGCGACGGGCGCAACGTCTCGACGGAGGTGCTCGACGCGGTCAGCCGGGCGCTGCAGCTCAGCGACGTCGAGCGGACCCATCTGAGGCACCTGGTCAGGCCCGGCGCGCGGCGGCAGCGCGGGGGTGCCGGGCAGCAGCAGGTGCGCGCCTCGGTGCGGACGCTGCTGGACGCCATGGACGGCGTCCCGGCGCTGGTGATCGGCCGACGGTCGGACCTGCTGGCGTGGAACAGGGCCGCCGCGGCGCTGCTCGGCGACTGGTCCGACCTGCCGCAGCGGCAGCGCAACTGGGCTCGGCTGGTGTTCCTCCGGCCCGAGTACCGCGAGCTGTTCGTGGACTGGGAGCAGAAGGCCGCCGACACGGTCAGCCAGCTGCGGATGGACGCGGGCGCGCACCCGGACGACCCGGCCCTCGCGGCCCTCGTGGGCGAGCTGTCGGTGAAGAGCGAGGAGTTCCGGCGACTCTGGGCGACGCACGACGTCAAGGGGCGGTGCGACGGCCCCCAGCGGCTGCGGCACCCCCTCGTGGGCGAGCTCGACCTCCGGGTGGACAGCTTCCGCACCGAGGGTCACGACCAGTCGCTGCTGACCTACCACGCCGAGCCGGGCTCGGCGTCGGCGGAGGCGCTGCGCCTCCTGGCCAGCTGGGGTGCCGACGCGACGCGGGCCGGGGCGGGTGCCGCGCGGCAGTAG
- a CDS encoding GNAT family N-acetyltransferase, which yields MTVVVATDDPHRPDVLALLHEHLADMYATSPAESVHALDPAALTGPTMTFWTARAADGALLGCVALHELAPDAGELKSMRTAAASRGRGVGATMLAHVVADATARGYRTLHLETGSEPYFAAARRLYERAGFTTCGPFAGYGPDPLSAFYRLTLPAAPPA from the coding sequence ATGACCGTCGTTGTCGCGACCGACGACCCGCACCGCCCCGACGTGCTGGCCCTGCTGCACGAGCACCTGGCCGACATGTACGCCACGTCGCCCGCGGAGTCCGTCCACGCGCTCGACCCCGCCGCGCTCACGGGCCCGACGATGACGTTCTGGACGGCCCGCGCGGCGGACGGCGCGCTGCTCGGCTGCGTCGCGCTCCACGAGCTCGCCCCCGACGCCGGGGAGCTGAAGTCCATGCGGACCGCCGCCGCGTCCCGTGGCCGCGGTGTCGGCGCGACGATGCTCGCGCACGTCGTCGCCGACGCCACGGCCCGCGGCTACCGGACCCTGCACCTGGAGACGGGGTCGGAGCCGTACTTCGCCGCCGCGCGCCGCCTGTACGAGCGCGCCGGGTTCACGACCTGCGGCCCGTTCGCCGGGTACGGGCCAGACCCGCTGAGCGCCTTCTACCGGCTCACGCTGCCGGCGGCGCCTCCCGCCTGA
- a CDS encoding PGPGW domain-containing protein: MSRWARVRAQVAMLPRPVRVVAVATIGGTVVLAGVAMLVLPGPGVLVIFAGLALLATEFVWAKRWLDRAKSTAQAGVDKGKEALRRKREAPADVVVVDATVVRREAPPAA, translated from the coding sequence GTGAGCAGGTGGGCTCGGGTGCGGGCGCAGGTGGCGATGCTGCCGCGACCGGTACGGGTGGTCGCGGTCGCGACGATCGGCGGGACCGTGGTGCTCGCGGGCGTCGCGATGCTGGTGCTTCCCGGACCGGGGGTGCTGGTGATCTTCGCCGGGCTGGCGCTGCTGGCCACGGAGTTCGTGTGGGCCAAGCGCTGGCTCGACCGGGCGAAGAGCACCGCGCAGGCCGGGGTCGACAAGGGCAAGGAGGCCCTGCGCCGCAAGCGCGAGGCGCCCGCGGACGTCGTCGTGGTCGACGCGACGGTGGTCAGGCGGGAGGCGCCGCCGGCAGCGTGA
- a CDS encoding glycoside hydrolase family 6 protein has product MPRHAPLPRAARTLTSLVALATAALLALVVLGPVPAFAGTPTDRLAAGKTLATGRTLTSTSGTYRLTVGADGDVTVRRGSGPVLWHTGTTGSPGARLVQQASGALEVRSTAGALLWSTGVRSAGARSIIKPDGRVYTISKAGATVWKSTTDGPALRRGAAADRVPSGGLLLAGEHVAQGDVRLTMRADGDLVLTRDATVLWRTGTSRAGASARVTAGGALEVVTGTTVLWSSGTVSAGARLVVKDHGRAYVISKAGASVWSSPAAPVVRVPAVVTMPLPEPLPVVGGPGSGATLDGSTGTERVYRTVLQGAPQYADPSSDAARAARAARSQGRTADAALLEKAASGGAARWLGTADGTASVRAYTTAAAAAGRTPVLVPYAIPDRDCGNHSAGGFATAAEYRTWVDAVAAGLRGSAAVVVVEPDALLQLERCGDRAERLALLRYSVTAYAAAGAEVYLDAATSNSFGWSADQLEDMALRLRAAGVDRAAGFALNTSNFQPTAHEVAYGTYLSALLGGPAFVVDTSRNGLGPQVGPDGTVWCNPEGRALGARPSATGTGPHVADLWVKTPGRSDGACAGGPAAGTFWEPYLLGLAARAAW; this is encoded by the coding sequence ATGCCACGCCACGCCCCGCTCCCCCGTGCCGCCCGGACGCTGACGTCCCTCGTCGCGCTCGCGACCGCCGCGCTGCTCGCGCTCGTGGTCCTCGGGCCCGTGCCTGCCTTCGCGGGGACCCCGACGGACCGGCTGGCCGCCGGGAAGACGCTGGCCACGGGCCGCACGCTGACGTCGACGTCGGGCACGTACCGGCTGACGGTCGGGGCGGACGGCGACGTGACGGTGCGGCGCGGCAGCGGACCGGTGCTGTGGCACACCGGCACGACCGGCAGCCCGGGCGCGCGGCTGGTGCAGCAGGCGTCCGGGGCGCTGGAGGTGCGGTCGACGGCGGGTGCGCTGCTGTGGAGCACCGGCGTGCGGTCCGCGGGCGCGCGGTCGATCATCAAGCCGGACGGGCGGGTGTACACGATCAGCAAGGCGGGGGCGACGGTGTGGAAGAGCACCACCGACGGACCGGCGCTGCGCCGGGGCGCGGCCGCCGACCGCGTGCCGTCGGGCGGGCTGCTGCTCGCGGGCGAGCACGTGGCGCAGGGCGACGTGCGGCTGACGATGCGCGCCGACGGCGACCTGGTGCTCACGCGGGACGCCACCGTGCTGTGGCGGACCGGCACCTCGCGGGCGGGCGCGTCCGCCCGGGTGACCGCCGGGGGTGCCCTGGAGGTCGTCACGGGCACCACCGTGCTGTGGTCGTCGGGCACGGTGTCGGCCGGCGCGCGGCTCGTCGTGAAGGACCACGGGCGCGCCTACGTGATCTCGAAGGCCGGTGCGAGCGTCTGGTCGTCGCCGGCGGCGCCCGTCGTCCGGGTGCCGGCCGTGGTGACGATGCCGCTGCCCGAGCCCCTGCCCGTGGTGGGCGGCCCCGGCTCCGGCGCGACGCTCGACGGCTCGACCGGGACCGAGCGGGTCTACCGCACGGTCCTGCAGGGTGCGCCTCAGTACGCCGACCCGTCGTCGGACGCGGCCCGGGCCGCGCGCGCGGCGCGGTCGCAGGGCCGCACCGCCGACGCGGCGCTGCTGGAGAAGGCCGCCTCGGGCGGCGCCGCCCGCTGGCTCGGCACCGCCGACGGCACGGCGAGCGTGCGGGCGTACACGACGGCCGCCGCGGCAGCCGGCCGCACGCCCGTCCTCGTGCCCTACGCGATCCCGGACCGCGACTGCGGCAACCACTCGGCGGGCGGGTTCGCGACGGCCGCGGAGTACCGGACCTGGGTCGACGCGGTCGCGGCGGGCCTGCGCGGCTCCGCGGCCGTGGTCGTCGTCGAGCCGGACGCGCTGCTGCAGCTCGAGCGGTGCGGCGACCGCGCCGAGCGGCTCGCGCTGCTGCGGTACTCGGTGACCGCGTACGCGGCGGCGGGCGCCGAGGTGTACCTCGACGCCGCGACCAGCAACAGCTTCGGCTGGAGCGCGGACCAGCTGGAGGACATGGCGCTGCGCCTGCGGGCCGCGGGCGTCGACCGGGCGGCGGGCTTCGCGCTGAACACGTCGAACTTCCAGCCGACCGCGCACGAGGTCGCGTACGGGACCTACCTGTCGGCGCTCCTGGGCGGTCCGGCGTTCGTGGTGGACACCTCGCGCAACGGTCTCGGACCGCAGGTCGGGCCCGACGGCACGGTGTGGTGCAACCCCGAGGGGCGGGCGCTGGGCGCGCGGCCCTCGGCGACGGGCACGGGCCCGCACGTCGCCGATCTGTGGGTGAAGACGCCGGGCCGCTCCGACGGCGCGTGCGCCGGCGGCCCCGCGGCCGGCACGTTCTGGGAGCCGTACCTCCTCGGCCTGGCGGCCCGCGCCGCGTGGTGA